A genomic stretch from Chitinophaga lutea includes:
- a CDS encoding protein-disulfide reductase DsbD domain-containing protein has translation MKKLLVALCMFALPALAVAQEENPVKWDFTAKNVGGQVYEVTAKATIEKGWHLYAQDAGEGPIPTSIKFTKNPLVTVAGKPKEVGKLHKAFDKNFNSELKYYETTVAFVQKVTVKGKAATKLKGSVEFMVCDDHQCLPPAEIPFTVNLGGK, from the coding sequence ATGAAGAAATTACTCGTTGCACTGTGCATGTTTGCACTGCCTGCACTGGCAGTAGCACAGGAAGAAAATCCTGTGAAATGGGATTTTACCGCCAAAAACGTTGGCGGACAGGTGTATGAAGTAACCGCGAAAGCCACCATCGAAAAAGGATGGCACCTGTACGCGCAGGACGCCGGTGAAGGACCTATCCCCACGTCCATCAAGTTTACCAAAAATCCGCTGGTGACCGTAGCCGGTAAACCGAAAGAAGTAGGTAAGCTCCATAAAGCATTCGACAAGAACTTCAACTCCGAGCTGAAATATTACGAAACCACCGTTGCTTTCGTACAGAAAGTGACCGTTAAAGGTAAAGCCGCCACCAAACTGAAAGGCAGCGTGGAATTCATGGTGTGCGACGATCATCAGTGCCTGCCGCCTGCTGAAATTCCATTTACCGTTAACCTGGGCGGAAAATAG
- the purQ gene encoding phosphoribosylformylglycinamidine synthase subunit PurQ, translating into MKFGVVTFPGSNCDQDMLDALQYDLNQEVISLWHKDKDLSMFGTEDCILLPGGFSYGDYLRCGAIAKFSPMMQSVIEFANKGGRVIGVCNGFQILCEAGLLPGALLKNQNQQFICKNIYMKSENLHTSITKDVAGRPLMIPIAHGEGRYHADEATLDELFKHNQVIFRYCDEFGNIIEDANPNGAIRNIAGISNKEKNVFGMMPHPERASNELLGNRDGQLIFQSLINNN; encoded by the coding sequence ATGAAATTCGGAGTAGTTACATTTCCCGGTTCCAACTGTGATCAGGATATGCTCGATGCGCTTCAGTACGATCTGAACCAGGAGGTGATTTCCCTTTGGCATAAAGACAAAGACCTGAGCATGTTCGGTACGGAAGACTGCATTTTGCTGCCCGGCGGCTTTTCTTACGGCGACTACCTGCGCTGCGGCGCCATCGCCAAGTTCAGCCCCATGATGCAAAGCGTGATTGAATTCGCCAACAAGGGCGGCCGTGTGATCGGCGTTTGTAACGGATTCCAGATTCTCTGCGAAGCCGGCCTGCTGCCGGGTGCGCTGCTGAAAAACCAGAACCAGCAATTCATCTGCAAGAACATTTACATGAAAAGCGAAAACCTGCATACCTCCATCACCAAAGATGTGGCAGGCCGCCCGCTGATGATCCCCATCGCCCACGGCGAAGGCAGGTATCATGCAGACGAGGCCACCCTCGATGAGCTCTTCAAGCACAACCAGGTTATTTTCCGCTATTGCGATGAATTTGGCAATATAATTGAAGATGCTAACCCGAACGGCGCTATCCGCAACATTGCGGGTATCAGCAACAAGGAAAAAAACGTTTTTGGGATGATGCCGCACCCGGAAAGGGCCAGCAACGAACTGCTGGGCAACCGCGACGGGCAGCTCATCTTCCAGAGCCTGATTAATAATAATTAA
- a CDS encoding TIGR01777 family oxidoreductase, whose product MMDTVLVTGGTGLVGRALTAFLIERGYRVIVLTRKRMSSDHPQLQYARWDLARKTLDTTALQQADHIIHLAGANVAEGRWTNARKQEILDSRVQSSQVLYDHLRLHANKVKKVISASATGYYGPFKGTPFTENDPSADDFLGTTTQAWENSVRQMEDLGKKVIILRTGIVLSLRGGALKEFYKPVKLGFAMVMGNGDQWVSWIHLQDLVRLYFNALVNDQLSGVYNAVAPTPVTNQELITSLARAAKGNSFVTLHVPAFALKLALGEMSVEVLKSVNVSADKILQTGFQFSYPTVQEATEQLLREKK is encoded by the coding sequence ATGATGGACACGGTATTGGTTACGGGTGGCACAGGCCTTGTCGGCAGGGCGTTAACCGCTTTTCTCATTGAAAGAGGGTACAGGGTGATTGTACTGACCCGGAAAAGAATGAGCTCCGATCATCCCCAATTGCAATACGCCCGCTGGGACCTTGCCCGCAAAACACTGGATACCACTGCCTTACAGCAGGCCGATCATATCATTCACCTCGCCGGCGCCAATGTGGCCGAAGGCCGCTGGACGAATGCCCGCAAACAGGAGATCCTCGACAGCCGTGTGCAGAGCAGCCAGGTGCTGTACGACCATCTCCGCCTCCACGCCAACAAAGTCAAAAAGGTGATCAGCGCTTCCGCTACCGGCTATTACGGCCCGTTCAAAGGCACCCCCTTTACGGAAAACGACCCCTCGGCCGACGATTTCCTGGGCACTACCACGCAGGCCTGGGAAAACAGCGTGCGGCAGATGGAAGACCTCGGCAAAAAGGTCATCATCCTCCGTACCGGCATCGTATTGAGCTTAAGAGGCGGGGCCCTGAAGGAATTTTATAAACCGGTGAAGCTGGGTTTCGCCATGGTCATGGGTAACGGCGACCAGTGGGTGAGCTGGATACACCTGCAGGACCTGGTGCGCCTGTATTTCAACGCCCTGGTGAACGACCAGCTGAGCGGCGTGTATAACGCGGTAGCCCCTACGCCGGTCACCAACCAGGAACTGATCACCTCGCTGGCCCGCGCGGCCAAGGGAAACAGCTTCGTTACCCTGCATGTGCCCGCCTTCGCCCTGAAGCTGGCACTCGGAGAAATGAGCGTGGAGGTGCTGAAAAGCGTCAATGTATCCGCCGATAAAATATTGCAAACCGGTTTCCAGTTTTCGTACCCCACGGTGCAGGAAGCGACGGAGCAGCTCCTGCGGGAGAAAAAATAG
- a CDS encoding adenylosuccinate synthase — protein sequence MVDVLLGLQWGDEGKGKIVDYFAGKYDVIARFQGGPNAGHTLYVNNQKVVLHTIPSGVFHGNTLNLIGNGVVLDPVTFKKECQTVAALGIDLKKNLFIAEKTHIIVPTHRALDKASELSKGQEKIGSTLKGIGPAYMDKTGRNGLRVGDVLHPDFEVLYGKLKTKHLQLLANYDFTEDITEWEKDFFEAVEFLREMNIVGGEYWLNNHLKAGKKVLAEGAQGSMLDVDFGTYPFVTSSSTISAGVCTGLGIAPKWIREVIGVTKAYCTRVGSGAFPTELEDETGETLRQAGHEFGATTGRPRRCGWIDLVALDYTCMLSGVTQLVMTKSDVLDAFKTVNACVAYEINGKQTKEMPFQINGLTIKPVLESFPGWSAPTAASREYNALPAEMKNFLSFVESYLGVPVQYVSNGPGRDQILEK from the coding sequence ATGGTAGATGTACTGCTGGGGCTGCAATGGGGCGACGAAGGCAAGGGCAAGATCGTGGACTATTTTGCGGGTAAATATGATGTGATTGCCCGTTTTCAGGGTGGCCCGAATGCCGGCCATACCCTGTATGTCAATAATCAGAAAGTTGTGCTGCACACCATTCCCTCCGGTGTGTTCCATGGTAATACCCTCAACCTCATCGGCAACGGTGTGGTGCTGGACCCTGTGACGTTCAAAAAAGAATGCCAGACCGTGGCCGCCCTTGGCATCGACCTGAAGAAGAACCTCTTTATAGCGGAAAAAACGCATATCATCGTACCTACGCACCGTGCGCTGGACAAGGCTTCCGAACTGTCGAAAGGGCAGGAGAAGATCGGTTCCACCCTCAAAGGCATCGGTCCCGCATATATGGACAAAACGGGCCGTAACGGCCTGCGCGTGGGCGACGTGCTGCACCCGGACTTCGAGGTGCTGTACGGCAAGCTCAAAACCAAACACCTGCAACTGCTGGCCAATTACGACTTCACCGAAGACATCACCGAATGGGAAAAAGACTTTTTCGAAGCGGTGGAGTTCCTCCGGGAAATGAACATCGTAGGCGGCGAATACTGGCTGAACAACCACCTGAAAGCCGGTAAGAAAGTACTGGCCGAAGGCGCCCAGGGCAGCATGCTCGACGTGGATTTCGGTACTTACCCGTTTGTCACCTCTTCCAGCACCATTTCCGCAGGCGTTTGCACCGGCCTGGGCATTGCGCCCAAATGGATCCGCGAAGTGATCGGCGTTACCAAAGCATACTGCACCCGTGTGGGCAGCGGCGCTTTCCCCACCGAACTGGAAGATGAAACCGGCGAAACGCTCCGCCAGGCAGGTCACGAATTCGGCGCAACAACAGGGCGCCCCCGCCGCTGCGGCTGGATCGACCTCGTGGCCCTCGATTATACCTGCATGCTCAGCGGCGTTACACAGCTGGTAATGACCAAAAGCGACGTGCTCGACGCTTTCAAAACCGTCAACGCCTGCGTGGCATATGAAATCAATGGTAAACAAACGAAAGAGATGCCGTTCCAGATCAACGGCCTTACCATCAAACCCGTACTGGAAAGTTTTCCCGGATGGTCTGCACCTACTGCTGCAAGCCGGGAATACAATGCTTTACCTGCGGAAATGAAAAATTTCTTATCTTTTGTGGAGAGCTACCTGGGGGTACCGGTACAATACGTGTCAAACGGCCCTGGCAGGGACCAGATACTGGAAAAGTAA
- a CDS encoding anthranilate synthase component I family protein, which produces MDNNEYRLPGGNAEALLAADAVEVLQCNAGTAFDQLRDWHAARPGWLFGHFAYDLKNETEKLSSANADGLGFPDLCFFRPRYVLQLQNGQVQIQGENLTEEEARNIFEACGKEQEETWAALGGMLRARMDRSYYLESVRALKAHIRKGDCYEVNFCREQFMETTLHSPVTLFHRLNHLSPAPFAAYYKLNRRYLVCSSPERFLQKKGDRLISQPIKGTAKRSSDPALDAALQSELRNSAKEQSENVMIVDLVRNDLSRTAVQGSVRVEELFGIYTFPQVHHMISTVSATLDARFHFTDAIRHAFPMGSMTGAPKVRVMELIEHYEKTRRGLFSGAIGYITPGGDFDFNVVIRSILYNAENPYISFQTGSAITFYSDPEKEFDECQLKAKALMAALGVE; this is translated from the coding sequence TTGGACAACAACGAATACCGCCTTCCCGGCGGAAACGCTGAAGCGCTGCTGGCCGCAGATGCGGTTGAAGTGCTGCAATGCAATGCAGGCACGGCTTTCGACCAGCTCCGCGATTGGCACGCCGCCCGTCCCGGCTGGCTGTTCGGCCACTTTGCGTACGATCTGAAAAACGAAACGGAAAAATTATCCTCCGCCAACGCGGACGGGCTGGGTTTCCCCGATCTCTGTTTTTTCAGGCCCCGTTATGTGCTGCAGCTGCAGAACGGGCAGGTGCAGATCCAGGGCGAAAATCTCACGGAAGAGGAAGCGCGGAACATCTTTGAAGCCTGCGGAAAAGAACAGGAAGAAACATGGGCCGCACTCGGCGGCATGCTCCGGGCGCGAATGGACCGCAGCTATTACCTCGAGTCCGTGAGGGCGCTGAAAGCGCACATCCGCAAAGGCGACTGTTATGAAGTGAATTTCTGCCGCGAGCAGTTCATGGAAACAACCCTCCATTCCCCGGTGACACTATTCCACCGGCTCAATCATCTTTCACCCGCCCCCTTTGCCGCTTATTATAAACTGAACCGGCGTTACCTCGTTTGCTCCAGCCCTGAAAGGTTCCTGCAGAAAAAAGGCGACCGGCTGATTTCGCAGCCTATAAAGGGAACGGCTAAACGCTCTTCCGATCCGGCGCTCGACGCCGCCCTGCAATCGGAGCTGCGTAACAGCGCCAAAGAACAATCCGAAAACGTCATGATCGTTGACCTGGTGCGCAACGACCTGTCGCGCACCGCGGTACAGGGCAGCGTGCGGGTGGAGGAGCTGTTCGGCATCTATACCTTCCCGCAGGTGCACCACATGATCTCCACCGTATCCGCCACGCTCGATGCGCGGTTCCATTTCACCGACGCCATCCGCCACGCCTTTCCCATGGGCTCCATGACGGGCGCGCCGAAAGTGCGGGTGATGGAACTGATAGAACATTATGAAAAAACGCGCCGGGGACTCTTTTCCGGGGCCATCGGGTACATTACGCCCGGGGGCGACTTCGATTTTAACGTGGTGATCAGGAGTATCCTGTACAATGCGGAAAATCCGTACATATCCTTCCAGACCGGTTCCGCCATTACGTTTTACAGCGATCCTGAAAAGGAGTTCGACGAATGCCAGCTGAAGGCGAAAGCGCTGATGGCCGCGCTGGGAGTGGAGTAG